The Thermodesulfovibrionia bacterium genome includes a region encoding these proteins:
- a CDS encoding SBBP repeat-containing protein produces the protein MLNKTILITAVLILSLSLNASTSFASLENPESAKKIFGIQIPFIENKGQIGESSVVFYANTFAGTVFITDNGDIVYSLTRSAGGREGSDNDQAPSFVTVSIMESLDRPGPLKIEGIDKAVTKVSYFGGAEEEWRTDISTWQEVSVGEVYEGIELKLKAYGNNIEKLFTVYPEGKVEEIKLNLKGASGLAVNEDGELEIKTGLGIVKMTAPVAYQETGGEQKRVQVAYMVSDGSASYGFEVGEYDHTRPLVIDPLLASTFLGGGSSESEGMIAQDSSGNIFIAGRTYSTDYPATPGAFDTTLPDSYGNIFISKLNSDLTSLLASTFIGSWGTYPLDIAIDSSDNVIIAGYTRSVDYPTTSGAFDTIINSNHSNTDSFISKFDNDLTTLIASTFLGGTLDERGNSIAVDSSGNVIITGYTKSADYPTSGGAFDTAYNGSLDAFISKLDSDLTTLLASSYIGGSRNDQGESVAIDSSGNIFVSGETLSNNYPTTPGAYSGYLNDLFISKFDSGLTTLLASTYIGGSSSEYDVVMALDPSGNVFITGRTSSTDYPTTPGAYDTTHNGGFDFVISKLDSSLASLLASTYIGGGSTESVRLLALDSSGNVFLSGTTNSIDYPVTPGTFDATYNGGAYDIILSKFNSDLTSLLASSFVGGSSGDSGRGLLIDPSDNIIISGSTSSPDYPVAAGAYNTIHNGSSDMLVSIFDNTLSRIGPNTYVSPLNIDFGSVYLGSSADSTVTVSNYGTENLVINSVALSSSEFSIIYQTCTGAELAPLASCTIDVRFTPPYMGTFSDPIIISSNDPINSEVTVSLSGSEIGPEITVDMEFIYFNTIMEVSTEQTVTVTNDGHEDLLIGTITSPPAPVSIVSDTCSGTAVAPNDTCVITLRIDPASAYTYTDSLIIPSNDPNEASKEIIIEGYYRAWPVSAVGSGRSILDISIALDSADTAHFAYIIKLDSMHCVVARVDPSGTYQYSTDFTGTGECYFEWERVSIAYDETDTLHVNDTFAYQYNSNKNLDSLGNTHSCGYDSVKGTLTHSYYDGAVLHTEDVASVDYAGRCDIAIDSADKVHIVFKEYTEPYHMPSAVMYTTNKSVPLNDADGDGYSVAQGDCNDDDANVNPGAAEIPGNGIDDDCDPATLDDICSPASTRCVPSEYATIQAAIDAAIDGDSIFVAQGTYTENLSFLKGGTYSIEGGWDFVTHSHTADPALTTVDGNSAGRVINIDPADAALNLTIKDLKIQNGASSYGAGLYAGSNTASYIITLSLLNNIFTANQATGPWSGGGAMTIEAQNNDIDVTLSGNDIYGNHADYDSGGILFRSPGHYRQLTATVYNNNIHDNTARFGVGMFFYNDGNYSIQNLTVTGNTVTNNSTTDNTYAECFIQSDDIGGPAYGGGIGFTVNSDTISNITLTGNTISGNKAVAGAGVYLGVSENSEDGFYNSQINLTSSNNSILNNTVPAACTSLTNISNGGGVVVNADTNLTSISTFSFNNDTITGSSLYDLILEADNRGAVDIKKLNSGIATTHRYGWRGYDATLCPSTGWWRRPCLLNDLGAFTFNTTDLAVDNDGDGYTENQGDCDDTTAAINPGASETFGNTIDDDCNPSTPDTNIAPTANAGGPYAGTEGVAVTLNGSASSDPNNNISTYEWDIDNNGTYVYSSASSSQSHTYTQQGTYTIKLRVTDAMAATSEATTTAVISDTSPTSGFTGNPISGRAPLTVTFTNSSTGYDTPLTYEWDFDNNATVDSTLLNPSYEYAGTGTYSVKLTVTDSDGSTNSLTRLNYISATSCLSPVKVTGAGTSYYTSLQPAYNDSSEGDDIRFQDDSFNENLIFNVNKAITLRGGYDCDFNATANKTVINGNVTISDGVVTLENVIIQ, from the coding sequence TTGTTAAACAAGACCATACTCATAACGGCAGTACTGATTCTTTCTTTAAGTCTTAATGCATCAACTTCTTTTGCGAGTCTGGAGAACCCCGAATCAGCGAAGAAGATCTTCGGCATTCAGATCCCATTTATTGAAAATAAGGGACAAATAGGTGAGAGTTCTGTCGTTTTCTATGCAAACACATTTGCCGGCACGGTCTTCATAACTGATAACGGTGATATCGTTTACAGTCTTACAAGATCTGCAGGCGGCCGTGAGGGTAGTGATAATGATCAGGCACCATCTTTTGTAACAGTCTCAATAATGGAGAGCCTTGATCGTCCCGGGCCCCTGAAGATTGAAGGTATTGATAAGGCTGTTACAAAGGTCAGTTACTTTGGCGGAGCAGAGGAGGAGTGGAGGACGGATATCTCGACATGGCAGGAGGTGAGTGTTGGAGAGGTTTATGAAGGTATTGAATTGAAGCTTAAGGCATATGGAAATAATATTGAGAAGCTCTTCACAGTCTATCCCGAAGGCAAGGTAGAGGAGATAAAGCTCAACCTCAAAGGAGCAAGCGGTTTAGCTGTTAATGAAGATGGGGAGCTTGAGATAAAGACAGGGTTGGGCATAGTAAAGATGACAGCACCTGTCGCCTATCAGGAGACAGGTGGAGAGCAAAAGCGTGTGCAGGTGGCATATATGGTTTCAGATGGTTCTGCAAGTTATGGTTTTGAAGTTGGAGAATATGACCATACAAGGCCGCTTGTTATAGACCCCTTGCTGGCATCTACTTTTCTCGGCGGAGGTTCCTCTGAGTCTGAAGGGATGATCGCTCAGGATTCATCAGGCAATATATTTATTGCAGGACGGACTTACTCCACTGATTACCCAGCGACCCCGGGGGCTTTTGATACAACACTTCCTGACTCTTATGGAAATATTTTTATATCCAAGCTTAACAGTGACCTTACGAGCCTCCTGGCATCCACCTTTATCGGCAGTTGGGGTACATATCCACTAGACATTGCAATAGACTCATCAGATAACGTCATTATTGCAGGATATACCAGAAGTGTAGATTATCCGACCACGTCCGGAGCATTTGATACCATAATTAATTCAAACCATTCTAATACTGATTCCTTTATATCCAAATTTGACAATGATCTTACGACTCTTATCGCATCAACGTTTCTTGGCGGGACTCTGGATGAACGCGGTAATTCCATAGCTGTAGATTCATCAGGTAATGTCATTATTACAGGATATACCAAAAGTGCAGATTATCCGACCTCAGGCGGAGCTTTTGATACAGCATATAATGGTTCTCTTGATGCTTTCATATCCAAGCTTGACAGCGATCTCACAACCCTTCTTGCATCTTCATATATCGGAGGAAGCAGAAATGATCAAGGAGAATCTGTTGCCATAGATTCTTCAGGTAATATATTTGTCTCAGGAGAGACGCTTTCAAATAATTACCCGACAACACCGGGGGCTTATAGCGGCTATTTGAATGATCTTTTCATATCCAAATTTGACAGTGGCCTCACGACTCTTCTTGCATCAACTTATATAGGTGGAAGCTCCTCTGAGTATGATGTAGTGATGGCCCTGGATCCATCAGGTAATGTATTTATTACGGGAAGGACATCTTCAACTGATTATCCAACTACCCCGGGGGCTTATGATACCACACATAATGGCGGTTTTGATTTTGTTATTTCCAAACTTGACAGCAGCCTTGCGAGTCTTCTTGCATCAACTTATATAGGTGGAGGTTCCACTGAGAGTGTGCGGCTCTTGGCCCTGGATTCATCAGGTAATGTATTTCTCTCCGGAACTACAAATTCAATTGATTATCCCGTTACTCCCGGGACTTTTGATGCCACATACAATGGCGGCGCTTATGATATTATTCTATCCAAATTTAACAGTGACCTTACCAGCCTTCTTGCATCCTCGTTTGTCGGTGGAAGTTCCGGGGATTCGGGCCGTGGATTATTGATAGATCCTTCAGACAATATCATTATTTCAGGGAGTACCAGTTCACCTGATTATCCTGTAGCTGCAGGTGCGTATAATACTATACATAATGGTTCAAGCGATATGCTGGTCTCAATATTTGATAACACATTATCCAGGATCGGCCCCAATACCTATGTGAGCCCATTAAATATAGATTTCGGCAGTGTGTACCTGGGGAGTTCGGCTGACAGCACAGTTACAGTAAGCAACTATGGTACTGAAAATCTTGTGATCAATTCAGTCGCTTTATCTTCATCAGAATTCAGCATTATATATCAGACCTGTACAGGGGCGGAGCTTGCGCCTCTGGCGTCCTGCACAATTGATGTCAGGTTCACCCCGCCATATATGGGCACATTTTCTGACCCAATCATCATTAGCTCAAATGACCCTATTAACAGCGAGGTTACAGTCAGCCTGAGCGGATCAGAGATAGGCCCTGAAATTACAGTTGATATGGAGTTTATATATTTCAATACAATAATGGAGGTCTCTACCGAACAGACGGTTACTGTAACTAATGACGGGCATGAGGACCTGCTTATAGGAACTATCACCTCACCGCCGGCCCCGGTCAGCATTGTTTCCGATACCTGCTCAGGAACTGCAGTGGCTCCTAATGATACCTGTGTCATAACATTGAGGATCGACCCTGCATCCGCATATACGTATACGGATTCTCTTATTATTCCCTCTAATGACCCTAATGAAGCCAGTAAAGAGATAATAATTGAAGGCTACTATAGAGCATGGCCTGTAAGTGCTGTCGGCAGCGGAAGGTCTATCTTGGATATCTCCATTGCTCTGGATTCAGCAGACACTGCTCATTTTGCCTACATCATCAAGCTGGATTCTATGCACTGTGTAGTGGCAAGAGTAGATCCAAGCGGAACCTATCAGTACTCTACTGATTTTACGGGAACTGGTGAGTGCTATTTTGAATGGGAACGAGTATCTATTGCTTATGATGAAACAGACACACTGCATGTGAATGATACCTTTGCTTATCAGTACAACTCAAATAAGAATCTCGACTCACTTGGCAATACACACAGTTGCGGATACGATTCAGTCAAAGGCACATTAACTCACAGTTATTACGACGGAGCAGTATTGCATACTGAGGATGTGGCTTCAGTAGATTACGCAGGAAGATGTGATATTGCAATTGACTCCGCTGACAAGGTGCATATTGTTTTCAAGGAATATACGGAACCTTACCATATGCCTTCTGCCGTCATGTACACTACGAACAAATCGGTCCCATTAAATGATGCTGACGGAGACGGTTACTCTGTGGCGCAGGGAGACTGCAACGATGATGATGCAAATGTAAACCCCGGAGCTGCAGAGATACCCGGCAACGGCATTGACGACGACTGTGATCCTGCCACACTTGATGATATATGCAGCCCTGCCTCAACCAGATGTGTCCCGTCGGAATATGCCACGATACAGGCCGCCATTGATGCGGCTATTGACGGTGACTCGATATTTGTTGCGCAGGGCACCTACACGGAGAACTTGAGCTTCTTAAAGGGAGGTACATACAGCATAGAGGGCGGGTGGGATTTCGTGACCCACAGCCATACCGCAGACCCTGCACTTACAACTGTAGACGGAAACAGTGCGGGTAGGGTCATTAATATAGACCCGGCTGATGCCGCCCTGAACCTGACTATCAAAGACCTGAAGATACAGAACGGTGCCTCGAGTTATGGAGCCGGCCTTTATGCCGGCAGCAACACAGCGTCATACATTATAACTCTCAGCCTCCTGAACAATATATTTACGGCCAACCAGGCGACCGGGCCGTGGAGCGGCGGCGGCGCCATGACGATAGAGGCTCAGAATAATGATATTGATGTGACATTAAGCGGCAACGATATCTATGGTAATCATGCAGACTATGATTCAGGCGGCATCCTCTTCCGCTCACCCGGCCACTACAGACAGCTGACAGCGACGGTGTATAACAATAATATCCATGACAACACCGCCAGATTCGGCGTAGGGATGTTTTTTTACAACGACGGGAACTACAGCATTCAGAACCTTACGGTCACAGGCAATACCGTCACAAACAACAGCACCACAGACAACACTTATGCTGAATGTTTTATACAATCTGACGATATTGGAGGGCCTGCATACGGGGGCGGTATAGGTTTTACAGTTAATAGTGACACAATCAGCAATATCACGTTAACAGGCAATACGATCTCAGGCAATAAGGCAGTGGCGGGAGCTGGTGTCTATCTGGGGGTGAGTGAAAACAGCGAAGACGGGTTTTATAACTCTCAAATAAACCTGACTTCATCTAATAATTCTATACTGAACAATACTGTTCCAGCTGCCTGCACATCGCTTACAAATATATCAAACGGCGGCGGGGTGGTTGTAAACGCAGATACGAACTTAACAAGTATATCAACCTTCTCATTTAACAATGACACAATCACAGGCAGCAGCCTTTATGACCTGATACTTGAGGCAGACAACAGAGGAGCTGTTGACATCAAAAAACTCAATTCAGGCATAGCGACAACCCACAGGTACGGATGGAGGGGATATGACGCTACGCTCTGCCCTTCAACCGGCTGGTGGAGAAGGCCGTGTTTATTGAATGATCTCGGAGCGTTTACTTTTAACACGACAGACCTTGCCGTGGACAACGACGGAGACGGATACACGGAGAATCAGGGAGACTGCGATGATACAACCGCTGCAATCAATCCCGGAGCTTCCGAAACCTTCGGCAACACAATAGACGATGACTGCAACCCTTCAACACCTGACACTAACATTGCTCCAACCGCAAACGCAGGCGGGCCGTACGCAGGGACTGAGGGAGTGGCTGTAACACTCAACGGTTCAGCCTCAAGCGACCCGAATAACAATATCTCAACATACGAATGGGACATTGACAACAACGGGACATACGTCTACAGCTCTGCATCATCTTCACAGAGCCATACCTACACACAGCAAGGCACATATACGATCAAGCTGAGGGTAACTGATGCTATGGCCGCAACATCAGAGGCTACAACAACAGCGGTGATATCAGACACCTCACCGACATCAGGCTTTACCGGCAATCCCATAAGCGGCAGGGCACCTCTTACCGTAACCTTCACAAACAGCTCAACAGGCTATGACACACCGCTGACATACGAATGGGACTTTGACAATAACGCTACTGTTGACTCGACATTATTAAACCCTTCATATGAATATGCAGGTACAGGAACATATTCCGTAAAGCTTACAGTCACAGATTCAGACGGCAGCACTAATTCACTAACAAGGCTGAATTATATAAGCGCTACATCATGCCTGTCACCAGTAAAGGTCACAGGCGCTGGAACTTCATATTACACATCCCTTCAGCCAGCGTATAATGATTCATCAGAAGGAGATGACATCCGTTTCCAGGATGATTCATTCAATGAGAACCTTATATTCAATGTTAACAAGGCGATAACACTGAGAGGCGGATATGACTGTGACTTCAATGCAACTGCCAACAAGACCGTCATAAACGGCAATGTGACCATAAGTGACGGCGTAGTAACATTGGAAAATGTAATAATCCAGTAA
- a CDS encoding molybdenum cofactor guanylyltransferase, whose amino-acid sequence MHKFINNCTGVILAGGENTRMPVPKSFIEVDGKTIIKRNLETFGQLFEKNYIVTNQPELYAHLDTPMFGDIYDIRGPMTGIFTALFNSSTEWIFVSACDMPFINRELITYMAGMRKKYDAVVPESPGGQGGNYAEPLFAFYSRSLLLSMEKSLLTGKKGLKDFLTGKKVKYINSKEVNKVDAGARSFINLNTPEDVNLYLHYRIY is encoded by the coding sequence TTGCACAAATTTATCAATAACTGTACAGGCGTTATCCTAGCAGGCGGCGAGAATACCCGGATGCCGGTGCCGAAGTCTTTCATTGAGGTTGATGGAAAAACTATCATCAAGAGAAATCTTGAGACATTCGGGCAGCTCTTTGAGAAAAATTATATCGTTACCAATCAGCCTGAACTTTACGCTCATCTTGATACGCCCATGTTTGGTGATATTTATGATATAAGAGGCCCGATGACCGGCATCTTTACGGCTCTGTTCAATTCATCAACTGAATGGATATTTGTCTCAGCCTGCGATATGCCTTTTATAAACAGGGAACTCATAACTTACATGGCAGGGATGAGAAAAAAATACGATGCCGTGGTGCCCGAATCCCCAGGAGGGCAGGGCGGGAATTATGCAGAGCCGCTATTTGCATTTTATTCCAGAAGCCTGCTGTTATCCATGGAGAAATCACTTCTCACCGGCAAAAAAGGGCTGAAAGATTTTTTAACAGGCAAAAAGGTAAAATACATCAATTCTAAAGAGGTGAATAAGGTTGATGCGGGAGCAAGGTCATTTATTAACCTCAATACTCCTGAAGATGTGAACCTTTATTTGCATTATCGGATATACTAA
- the alr gene encoding alanine racemase produces MKLQRAVAEISLKNLSSNLELVRKKTGDQNILAVVKADAYGHGAVEVSKHLLKNKVTMLGVACASEGVELREAGIKAPIVVFFDTKNIDAFIEYNLRPVVFDLSIAKKISLAAARKKKLVPIHIKIDTGMGRVGFDPESALKDVPKIAALSNIKLEGIMSHFSEADLKDKRFANQQIKLFNHVINSLKEKHIIFKYIHMANSAAVLTLPKSHFNMVRPGIMLYGYGCCENEKLKPVMSIRSKVLFVKSVPEGTPISYSRTFITKRKSAIATIPFGYADGYDRRLSNIGKAIINGKFAPVAGRVCMDSFMADVTNIPNVTQKSEVILIGSKGKNRITAQDIADQIGTISYEVLTSIGKRVERVYK; encoded by the coding sequence GTGAAGCTTCAAAGAGCTGTTGCTGAAATAAGCCTTAAAAACCTCTCCAGTAACTTAGAGCTTGTCAGAAAGAAGACAGGCGATCAAAATATCCTTGCCGTTGTCAAAGCCGACGCCTACGGGCACGGCGCGGTGGAAGTTTCAAAACACCTCCTCAAGAACAAGGTCACTATGCTCGGCGTAGCTTGCGCAAGCGAGGGTGTTGAATTAAGAGAGGCTGGAATAAAGGCTCCGATAGTTGTCTTCTTTGATACAAAAAATATTGACGCGTTCATTGAATATAACCTCAGGCCTGTAGTCTTTGACCTCAGCATCGCAAAGAAGATATCTCTTGCCGCAGCCAGGAAGAAAAAGCTGGTGCCGATCCATATCAAGATAGATACAGGCATGGGGCGCGTTGGTTTTGATCCTGAAAGCGCGCTGAAAGATGTTCCGAAGATAGCAGCTCTCAGCAACATCAAACTTGAAGGGATTATGAGCCACTTTTCTGAAGCAGACCTTAAAGACAAGCGTTTTGCCAATCAACAGATCAAACTTTTCAACCATGTCATAAACTCTCTTAAAGAGAAGCACATAATTTTTAAATATATTCACATGGCAAACAGCGCCGCTGTCCTGACCCTGCCAAAATCTCACTTCAATATGGTGCGTCCCGGCATCATGCTTTACGGATACGGCTGTTGTGAGAATGAAAAGCTTAAGCCTGTCATGAGCATCAGGAGCAAAGTTCTCTTTGTGAAAAGTGTGCCTGAGGGAACTCCGATAAGTTACAGCAGAACTTTTATTACAAAGAGAAAGAGCGCCATTGCAACCATACCCTTTGGTTATGCCGACGGCTATGACAGAAGGCTATCAAACATAGGCAAGGCCATCATTAATGGCAAATTCGCTCCGGTTGCGGGAAGGGTCTGTATGGATTCATTCATGGCGGACGTTACAAACATTCCTAATGTTACGCAGAAGAGCGAAGTTATTCTGATAGGTTCAAAAGGCAAAAACAGAATCACCGCGCAGGACATCGCCGACCAGATCGGCACCATCTCATACGAAGTCCTTACATCGATTGGCAAGAGAGTTGAGAGGGTTTATAAGTAG
- the tatA gene encoding twin-arginine translocase TatA/TatE family subunit has translation MFGLGATELIIILVIVVVIFGGSKLPQLGDGIGKAIRNFKKAVSGPDEIDVTPNKEKDSKDEKKEGTNS, from the coding sequence ATGTTTGGTCTTGGAGCAACAGAACTAATAATAATACTGGTTATTGTCGTTGTGATCTTTGGCGGCTCAAAACTGCCGCAACTGGGAGACGGGATAGGCAAGGCGATAAGGAACTTCAAAAAGGCGGTATCAGGGCCTGATGAAATTGATGTAACTCCAAATAAAGAGAAAGACAGCAAGGACGAAAAAAAAGAGGGAACAAATTCATAA
- a CDS encoding YggT family protein, with protein sequence MFILGNFLYAAAYVIDIALGLYMWAIIISALLSWVNPDPYNPIVRFLYRITEPVLYPIRRHMGGMGGLDLSPMIIILIIMFIRRFLIVSLFDIAMRLKG encoded by the coding sequence ATGTTTATATTAGGCAACTTTCTTTATGCCGCAGCGTATGTTATTGACATAGCGCTGGGATTATATATGTGGGCGATAATAATTTCCGCGCTCCTGAGCTGGGTGAACCCTGACCCGTATAATCCTATTGTCAGGTTTTTGTATAGAATAACTGAACCTGTCCTCTATCCTATAAGAAGGCATATGGGTGGTATGGGCGGTTTAGACCTTTCACCTATGATCATAATACTTATTATCATGTTCATCAGGCGTTTTCTGATAGTGTCGCTTTTTGATATAGCCATGAGGCTTAAAGGTTGA
- a CDS encoding DivIVA domain-containing protein, translated as MRITPLDIQQKQFATKFRGFDIEEVDAFLEHVREEMEELLRENANLREDVKRYEKQLKDYKSIETTLKDTLIATQKMVEDYQNNARKEAELIRKEAELRAEEMIHHAQEGVVKIHEDITDLKGVRTHFKEELKRLIESHMSMLEFDKKREEERPDEV; from the coding sequence ATGAGAATAACACCGCTTGATATTCAGCAAAAGCAGTTCGCAACCAAGTTCAGGGGCTTTGACATAGAAGAGGTCGATGCATTCCTTGAACATGTGAGGGAAGAGATGGAGGAGCTTCTGAGGGAGAATGCAAACCTGAGGGAAGATGTAAAGAGGTATGAGAAACAGCTGAAAGATTACAAGAGCATTGAGACCACGCTTAAAGATACTCTCATAGCGACACAGAAGATGGTGGAAGACTATCAGAACAATGCCAGGAAAGAGGCTGAGCTGATAAGGAAAGAGGCTGAGCTAAGAGCGGAAGAGATGATCCACCATGCTCAGGAGGGTGTCGTAAAGATACATGAGGATATCACCGACCTGAAGGGCGTAAGGACGCATTTCAAGGAAGAGCTTAAACGGCTGATAGAAAGCCATATGAGCATGCTGGAATTTGACAAGAAACGCGAGGAAGAGAGGCCGGATGAAGTTTAA
- the hisS gene encoding histidine--tRNA ligase gives MKFKSLKGILDVCPPDIFIWHKIEDISRGIFKNHGFSEIRLPIIESTDIFTRSIGETSDIVEKEMYTFTDKGGRSVTLRPEGTAPFIRAYVEHHLYNEPAPQKYYYMGPMFRYERPQAGRQRQFYQIGAEALGVEDPKVDAEIIAMLSQILEGIGLKNLNFQVNSIGCAQCRPSYIAALRDYLQGKLESFCVDCKRRFDTNPLRILDCKVPACIKEREGSPAVIGHLCEGCNEHFNDLKHYLQLLNVPHTINPNLIRGLDYYTKTAFEVTSESLGSQNAVAAGGRYDGLVKEFGGPSTPGIGFAIGMDRIIPLIKDSMDAHEGPDVFICTLGRKEAEAALVLADQLRKEGKWIEINYEQASIRSQMNKANRIKAKNVIVLGEDELKSNTAELKVMDSGEKSKVSLDVHSIIQALKK, from the coding sequence ATGAAGTTTAAAAGCCTCAAAGGCATTCTGGATGTATGCCCGCCCGATATCTTTATCTGGCACAAGATAGAGGATATATCCAGAGGCATATTTAAAAACCACGGCTTCTCTGAGATAAGGCTGCCGATAATCGAGTCGACAGATATATTCACAAGGAGCATCGGGGAAACCTCGGATATCGTTGAGAAGGAGATGTATACCTTTACTGATAAGGGCGGCCGAAGCGTAACACTGAGGCCCGAAGGCACTGCGCCATTTATCAGGGCTTATGTAGAACACCATCTTTACAACGAGCCTGCGCCTCAAAAGTATTACTACATGGGCCCGATGTTCCGTTACGAACGGCCTCAGGCAGGCAGGCAGAGGCAGTTCTACCAGATAGGTGCTGAGGCGCTTGGTGTTGAGGACCCGAAGGTAGATGCCGAGATAATCGCCATGCTCTCGCAGATACTTGAAGGCATTGGCTTAAAGAACCTGAATTTTCAGGTGAACTCCATAGGCTGTGCTCAATGCAGGCCTTCTTATATAGCAGCCCTGAGGGATTATCTGCAGGGTAAATTGGAAAGTTTCTGTGTTGACTGCAAAAGGCGCTTTGATACAAATCCCTTAAGGATACTTGATTGCAAAGTTCCGGCATGCATAAAAGAGAGAGAAGGTTCGCCTGCTGTTATCGGTCATCTATGCGAGGGATGCAATGAACATTTCAATGATCTTAAGCATTATCTGCAACTCCTCAATGTTCCGCACACAATCAACCCTAATCTTATAAGGGGGCTCGACTATTACACAAAGACGGCCTTTGAGGTGACAAGCGAATCACTCGGAAGCCAGAATGCCGTTGCAGCAGGCGGCAGATATGACGGGCTTGTTAAGGAGTTCGGCGGCCCGTCAACTCCTGGCATAGGCTTTGCCATCGGCATGGATAGGATCATCCCGCTTATAAAAGATTCAATGGATGCTCATGAAGGGCCTGATGTATTCATCTGCACACTTGGCAGGAAAGAGGCTGAGGCAGCACTTGTGCTTGCTGACCAGTTACGGAAAGAGGGTAAATGGATCGAGATAAATTATGAGCAAGCCTCTATCCGCAGCCAGATGAATAAAGCCAACCGCATAAAGGCGAAAAATGTAATAGTGCTTGGAGAAGATGAATTAAAGAGCAATACTGCTGAGTTGAAAGTAATGGATAGCGGGGAAAAGTCTAAAGTCTCATTAGATGTACACAGCATAATACAAGCCTTAAAAAAGTGA
- the proC gene encoding pyrroline-5-carboxylate reductase — protein MKIGFIGGGNMAEALIKGMASSGMKDIIVSEPREERRNFLEEKYRITTTSSNKAVVSSCNIIILAVKPQNMEGVLNEVAGDIDESKTVVSIAAGITLGYLSSKLKTEKLIRVMPNTPALVGEGMTVLSMCECFSGNEISIVREIFMSVGKVLTLPEKHMNAVTALSGSGPAFFALFTEAMIEAGIRNGLSKDDASTLANQTLLGTARQLETGITPAKLREMVTSPGGTTAAGLKVFEDGGLRDIVQSAIDAAIKRAEELGRKE, from the coding sequence ATGAAGATCGGATTTATAGGCGGCGGGAATATGGCTGAAGCTCTGATAAAAGGGATGGCCTCCAGCGGCATGAAGGATATAATCGTATCAGAGCCGAGGGAAGAGAGAAGGAATTTTCTGGAAGAGAAATACAGGATAACTACTACATCTTCCAACAAAGCAGTTGTATCCTCCTGCAATATAATCATCCTTGCGGTAAAGCCTCAGAATATGGAAGGCGTACTGAATGAGGTTGCCGGTGATATTGACGAATCAAAAACAGTTGTATCGATAGCAGCCGGTATCACGCTCGGTTATCTCTCTTCAAAACTAAAGACTGAAAAATTGATCAGGGTAATGCCTAATACACCTGCGCTTGTAGGAGAAGGGATGACTGTTTTATCAATGTGCGAATGTTTTTCAGGCAATGAAATATCAATTGTCAGGGAGATATTCATGTCTGTAGGAAAGGTGCTCACCCTGCCTGAAAAGCATATGAATGCGGTTACAGCGCTTTCAGGCAGCGGCCCTGCATTTTTCGCTCTGTTTACGGAAGCGATGATAGAGGCCGGTATCAGGAATGGGCTCAGCAAAGATGATGCTTCAACACTTGCAAACCAGACCCTTCTCGGCACCGCCAGACAGCTTGAGACAGGAATAACCCCTGCAAAATTAAGAGAGATGGTCACATCTCCCGGAGGGACAACCGCAGCCGGGCTGAAGGTCTTTGAAGACGGCGGCTTGCGTGACATCGTGCAGTCGGCTATCGATGCGGCAATTAAAAGGGCAGAAGAACTCGGGAGGAAAGAGTAG